In Cyclobacteriaceae bacterium, the DNA window GGCCACGTGATCTTGAGAACGGAACGGTGGAAGTTGCAAGAAGGGATACGAAAGAAAAAAATGTTATGAAGTATTCTGAAGTTGGAAATGAGATTCCTAAGCTTCTTGAAGATATTCAGACCAACATCTATAACCGGGCTTTGAAGTTCAGATCTGAAAAAACTACTTCTGTTGACACGTTTGAGGAGTTCAAAAATGTCCTCGATGGAAAATCCGGATTTGTATTGGCACATTGGGATGGAACTCCTGAAACCGAAACGAAGATCAAGGAAGAAACGAAGGCAACCATTCGCTGTATTCCACTGGATGCTAAGGAAGAGGCTGGAAAGTGCGTTTATTCAGGCAAACCTTCCACACAAAGAGTTTTGTTTGCAAGGGCTTATTAAGTTGTAGATTTGGTTCTATGACAGACTGGATGACCGTCCTAATTCTGATTTTCCTGGGCATAACCCTCCTGGTGATCGAAATACTCGTAGTTCCCGGAACCACCATTGTTGGAGTAGCAGGAGCTGCTCTTGTGGTGATTGGTGTCATGCTGAGTTTCAAATATTATGGAAGCAACATCGGATGGACCGTTGCTTCCGGTTCTGCAGTACTTTCGGCAGTGATTGTTTACTTCTGTTTTACGTCAGATGTTTGGAAACGATTCGCGTCGAAGGCTACCATTGCAAGTAAGGTTAACGAAGGATCAGTAAGTGATTTAAATGTCGGTATGGAAGGCGTTGCTATTTCTGCTTTGCGTCCCATTGGAAATGCAGAACTGAATGGTAAAGTCAGAGAAGTAAAAACATCCGGCGGATATCTGGAGAGCGGAATTAGGATAAGAATAAAAGAGATCCTCTCAAATCAGATTACAGTAGAGCAAATAAATTAAACTATGGATATCTTTTTATTAATAATGGTTCTTGGAGGGTTTATTCTCTTCTTTATTCTCATGTACTATGTGCCGGTAGGACTTTGGTTCACCGCTATTATTTCAGGAGTGAAAGTTTCAATCTTTGATCTTATCCTGATGAGGATTCGTAAAGTGCCACCAAGCATCATCATCAACTCTTCAATCACAGCAACGAAGGCTGGATTAAAGCTTACCACCAGTGAACTTGAAACACATTACATGGCAGGTGGAAATGTTCCAAACGTTATTCGTGCTTTGATCTCCGCTGAGAAAGCAAATATTAACCTGAGCTTTAAGCAAGCAACTGCCATCAACCTCGCGGGTCGTGATGTATTCGAAGCAGTGCAGATATCAGTTAATCCAAAAGTAATCACCACACCAAAAGTTGCCGCTGTGGCAGCAGATGGTATTCAGTTGATTGCAGTTGCGCGTGTTACCGTCCGTGCCAGCATTGCCCAGTTGGTCGGGGGTGCCGGTGAAGACACCATTCTTGCACGCGTTGGTGAAGGCATTGTAACATCCATTGGTTCAGCGCAATCTCATAAAGAAGTATTGGCGAACCCTGATAAAATATCCAAGCTTGTATTATCACGTGGTCTCGATGCGGGAACAGCCTTCGAAATTCTTTCTATTGATATTGCTGACGTAGATGTAGGCGCAAACATTGGTGCCAAGCTTCAAACAGATCAGGCTGCTGCCGACTTGAAAGTTGCAGAAGCCCGTGCAGAAGAGCGTCGCGCAATGGCGGTAGCCCTTGAGCAGGAAATGATCGCGAAAGCACAGGAAGCAAGAGCAAACGTGATCCAGGCGGAAGCTGAAATCCCTAAAGCAATTGCCCAGGCCTTTGTAAATGGAAATCTTGGTGTAATGGATTATTACAAAATGCAGAATGTACAGGCAGATACGGATATGAGACAATCTATTTCCGGAACTGGAAAAACAGGACAATCACCAAATACAACAGGCAAGTAATTTATAAAGAGTAGAATTCAAGGAGCCTGGCCGAAACGCCGGGCTCTTTTATTTTAACAGAATTGTTTCCCAGGAAGATTTCTGCTGACTCACAAAACTCTTTCTGGCAGGAAGATGAATGAGCCTGGTGTATTGAATAGGAAGAACATTCATTCCATCTTTAGTCAGCACACCGAATTTTTTGTTTTGAAGTACCATAACCTGTTCGTCATTGATAACTTCAATAGCGTCGAAGCGGGGCTCAATCAATATTCTTCCCTGTGTATCCGCCAATCCTTGCTGTCTGCCAAGCGTTAATAGAAAGAGCTGTGATGTTATTTTCTTTATCGAATCATAGCGGAGTTCCAGCAATTCCTTTCCGTCACTGTTGATCATTCCAAACTTTGACTTTCTAGATACCAGTGCCACTTTCTCTTCGAAGTTGCCAGTAAACTCATAGGTCGGTTGAATGATGATCTCATCGGATTTATTGATGTATCCCCATTTGCCCAGTAATTGTATCGGTGCAAGGCCATCATGAAATTCTCCGATTCCTTCATAGCGATTGGCAATGCGAAGACGACCCCGATTATCAACAAAGCCGAACTTCCCATCTCGCTTTATTCCAATGAGACCTTCGCTTTCACGGAATGTTCTTTCAGCAACAATAATCACGGGTTCCTTCCGGCTAATGATCTGTCCCTGAAAGCTGATCTCTTTCTCTGTTCCATCAGAAAGTCTTTCCACCAGATGATCTTCAAAAACGGTGACCTGATGATCCGTAAAGTAGAGTGTGTTTCCCGAAATGTCTTTTAAAAAGAGGAGACTGTCCTGTTTCTCCAGGTAATGGTTGTCAGGAAGAAGCTGAATTGGATTTTTTTGAGGAGGCATCCTCCATTGATCCTGAAGCGTGATAATACCATAATTTCCCTTGAAGATGATTGTTACAAGGGAATCGTTGTGCTGTAAAAGGGAATCGTAAACGCATGCGATCTGCTCTTTGCCATAGCGATCCACCGCACCCCAATGCCCACGGTTTTTTACAGGAAAGAATTTGCCGTTGAAGCGATCCATAAAATCATAAGACTTGTTAGTCTTGCGGATTCCGAAGGTGTCATAGAGCTCCCAGGAAGACTTGCCACCCGACTTTTTCATCGTGCGCACAAAGCCCTGTTGAGTGCACAGTGAGTCAAACGCTATCGGAATTACAGCCGTTTGATTCAACCTAAGGAGCCCAAACTTTCCATCCTTTTTTACAATTGCCTGCTGATCATTAACCGGCCCGATGTAATCATAATCCAGTGGCCATCGGGGTTGTAATATATCACTGACTAGTCCGCTTTTGTTATTGAGGGTAATCCGATACAAACCTTCATTGTTATAGATCAGTTCATCCGCCGGAATGCGCTGAAGATCATGAAACTTTTCATTCATCAGCTTCCATTCATCAGCTTTGCGAACGGTAATGTGATCCGGTCCGATGATGTGAATGGCGCGGTACTGAGGCAGCACTTTAATATCACCGGTGCGATCAATCACGCCTTGCTTCCATCCCTGATGAATGATGGCAAGATCATGATGGAAATCAGAAATATGATCGATGATAAAATCAGTGACCCATTTACCTTCTTCACTGCAGAGCGCAATTTTATCAGAGAAGTTCATGACAGCATAGCGAAGAGATCCTATTGGTGTGATCTTCTTGAACTTCATTGGAAGGATGGAGCGATCATTGAGATCGATAAGTCCGTATTCATAACGCACTCCATTTTTATTCATAACAATGGCGCGAAGAGAATGAATATCGATCGCATCATATTTAATGGGAATGATCTGTTTTCCCTGGAGGTCAATGCATCCAAACTTGATCGTAAATGAATTTACAGATTGACTGACAATGATCCTGTCACTACCCGGCCAGGTCAGTGTTGTAAACTCAGCCTTGGTAATAAATTCTTTTTTGAGATTCAGTAAACCCCAGCGATTGTTCTGACGATATCCGGTGATCTGACCGATCAGTGAAAAATTTCCATCCGACCAGCCAAGTGCATCAAAGGAAGCCGGCAGAACTACTGCCCCCTGACTGTCTTTCAATCCTACCTTTCCATTTTCTTCAAATCGCTGATAGTCACTCGCCAGAAGTGAGGAGGAGAATGCGACAAAAATGAAAAGAAGCCCTGCGAGTTTCATGTAGCATCAAAGTTATGGGATTCCTGAATGAAAATTGAACTGCCTTTCGACAGACGTCATGCCCCTACTTATGCTACTTCTAATTTTTTTCTAATCAGGACTAAAAAAATGATTTCGCTCACGTTTGAAATGCATCTGTGTTTATGCTGATCTGACAGGAATTGCCGACAAGTCGTTTCGGGGGATAATTAACAAGGGTAAATGGGGAATTTTTTCCAACTTCGCAGGGTTATAAGGCCTAAATACCTCGAAATGTACGTTGAACAGCTATACACCAATTGTCTTGCAGAAGCTGCCTATTATATAGAGTCGGAAGGAGAGGCTGCCATCATTGATCCTCTTCGCGAAACGGAACCGTACATATTGCTGGCAAAAAAACGCGGTGCAGTGATCAAGTATGTCTTTGAAACGCACTTTCATGCTGATTTTGTTTCTGGACACATTGACCTGGCGAGAAAGGTGAACGCACCAATTATCTACGGTCCGATGGCTGATACAAAGTACGAGGTCATCAATGCTAAGGATGGCCAGGAGTTCAAACTTGGAAAAGTAACCTTCAGAGTGTTGCATACGCCCGGTCACACACCGGAATCATCGTGCTATTTATTATTGGATGAGAAGGGCAAGGAGCATGCTGTCTTTACAGGCGACACGCTCTTCGTAGGGGATGTAGGCAGACCCGATCTTCTGGACGGTGTGATGAGTCAGGATGACCTGGCGGGAATGTTATATGATTCCCTTAACAGCAAGATCAAAACGCTGAACAACGAAACGATTGTTTATCCAGCTCATGGCCCGGGCTCTGCCTGTGGAAAGAATATTGGAAAAGAAACTTTCTCAACTATTGGCGAACAAAAGAAATTCAACTACGCACTCAAGGAACAAACACGTGAAGAGTTCATTCGTCAGCTGACAGATGGAATTCTTCCTCCTCCTGCTTATTTCTTTGAAGATGCACGCATTAATAAAAACGGTTACGAACCTATTGACGATGTAATGGAAGGTAATTCAACACCGCTTTCTCTGAGTCAGTTTAAGAATGAAATGAACAAAGGAGCGATTGTTCTGGATGTTCGTACAGCAGACGAATTTGAAAGAGGCTTTATTCCCGGAGCAATAAACATCGGATTGAATGGGCAGTTTGCTGTCTGGGCAGGAACATTGCTGGATATCAATCAGCCACTGGTGTTGGTTGCAGAACGTGGAAAAGAAAATGAAACAATTCTTCGCCTTGCACGCGTAGGTTATGAAAAAGTCAGTGGTTATCTGGAAGGAGGTATCTCATCGTGGGATGGAGAGCTTGATACAGTTAAGTCCATTATTGCGGAAGACTTTAAATCGACGGTGAAAAGAGATACGGGAGTTCTGGATGTTCGTAAGCCAGGTGAATGGAATACAGCTCATTTAAAAGATGCACAGTTTGTTCCTCTTGCCAACATGCCTGAAAATCTAGAGGGCTTCGATAAGAACAGAACATACGTTGTTCATTGCGGTGGAGGTTACCGCTCAATGACAGCGATCTCACTGATGAAGCGTGAAGGATTTACCAACCTGATCAATGTTTACGGTGGCTTCAGTGCTATGGTAAACGCAGGTCTTGAAATGGTAACAGAAGAGATGGTTTCTTAAGAAACTAACTTTTTCTCTTATCCAGCCTCACCACATTCTCAACATGTATTGTCTGAGGAAACATATCTACTGGTTGCACAGCGGTGATCTCATACAGCTGATCTAATATTTTAAGATCGCGTGCCTGCGTTGCGGGATTGCAGCTCACATAGACAATTCTTTCAGGCGCCGCTTTCAAAAGCATCTTGCAAACATCTTCATGCATGCCAGATCGTGGAGGATCTGTAATGATGATGTCAGGCCGTCCGTGAGTTTTGAGGAACGATTCATTGAGGAGATCCTTCATGTCGCCGGCATAAAAATCCGTATTCGTGATCTGGTTGATGGATGAATTTACTTTTGCATCATCAATAGCAGCACCTACATATTCCAATCCGACAACTTTCCTGGCCTGACCGGCAACAAAGTTTGCAATCGTCCCTGTGCCAGTGTAAAGATCATACACCAGTTCGTTGCCTTTAAGATCTGCCATTTGCCATGCGATCTTATAAAGTTCAAACGCCTGTTCTGAATTCGTTTGGTAAAAAGATTTTGGACCCACACGGAATTGCAATGTTCCGCTTCCATCCGGCTTCGGCATCGACTCCGTTATGTAGGGATTTCCTTTCCAGCAGATCACATCCAGATCAGCAAACGTATCGTTACGTTTTCCATTGATGATGTAATTCACAGAAGTGATCTGTGGAAACTTTTCAGACAATGCAGTAAGTATTTTTTCCGTCCACTCCATCTTATCATACGTCACCTGCAGTATGACCATGACTTCTCCCGTAGATGCTGTCCGAATGGTGAGTGTCCGTAAGAAGCCTACTTGCTTTCTAAGATCAAAGAATGGAATGTTCTCTCTTAGCGCGACTTCTCTTGCTAATAAGCGGATGTCATTGGATGGTGCAGGCTGCAGATAACATTCTTCAACATCGAAAACTTTATCATACATCCTCGGCAAGTGATAGCCAAGGCCTGGGCTGCCAATATCTTTTCCCTCCACGAGCTCATCACGCGTGAGCCATCGATTCGCAGAGAAAGTATAATCAAGCTTGTTCCGATAATATTTCTGACGCTCTGAACCAAGAATGGATTTCATCGCGGGAAGCTGAAGGCCTCCGATGCGCTCAAGATTATCCACTACCTGCTGCTGTTTGTAAATCAATTGCGTCGGATAGTTGATGTGTTGCCATGAACAACCGCCGCACAAACCGAAGTGTGAACAAAAAGGAGTGGTGCGATTTGCAGACAACTCTTTTATGGTAGTGACTTTTCCTTCCAGGAATGCACTTTTTATTTTGGTGAGTGAAATATCGACAAGATCACCAGGGGCACCACCCGAAATGAATACCACCTGGCCTTCGCGACGTGCAATACATTTTCCTTCGGCGGCCATGGTTTCCACCCTAATGTCAGTAAGAATATCCCCCTTTTTGAGTTGAGTCATAGATGGCAATAACGCGGCTTTTGCGGATTAGTCTACGGTTTTGTTTTTACGGTCGCAATTTACCGAAAGACATTTCAGGACGTGCAGGGCTTTAATTATCTTTCCATCCTCCTCCTATGAAAAAAGGGATCCTTTTCCTGATCTTCCTCATTGTCCCGCTTTTAGGGACTGCCACGCATATTGTGGGTGGTGAGTTTGAGCTCATTCATATCAGCGGGTATCAATACAGGCTAAACCTTGTCATTTATTTTGATGAGATCAATGGATCTCCGCCTGCGAAGGATATAAATGGTCAGGACATCAGGATCTTCAGAAAATTCGATAATGTGGTGATGGCAAATATTCATCTCCCTTATGTCTCCGAAAGTCTGGTAAGTTATACGCAACCCTCATGCTCACATGGTGAACTAAGAACCAGCCGCATACTCTATTCAAATCTTGTAACACTTTCTCCCAATAGTTTCAATCATGCCGCAGGCTATTATATCGGCTGGGAGCGATGCTGTAGAAATTATGGCATCACCAATATCTTTAGTCAGGACCCTAACGCCGGAGGTGTTCTCTATGCAGGCCAGACATTTTATCTTGAGTTTCCTCCCGTTATAAAAAACGGCGTACAATTCATTGATTCAACTCCAAGATTGTTTCCTCCTTTGAATGATTATGCTTGCCCAACCAAGCCTTACTATACAGACTTCGGTGGAACGGATGATGATGATGATTCATTGGTTTACTCCCTGGTCACTCCGTTAAACACCAAGACATCAGAGTCGGTACCGGTCAACGGCTCAAGGCCCGCACCGTATCCCGTAGTGAACTATCGTGTTCCCTTCAGTCCGGCAAATATTATGAACGGTGCACCGGATCTGAAAATCACAACCGATGGATTTCTGACAGTAACCCCAACCACTCAGGGCTTGTATGTCTTTGCTGTAAAGGTGGAAGAGTTTCGAGATAAGGTAAAGATCGGAGAGACGCGTCGCGACTTTCAGATGCTGGTGGTGGATGCATGTCCGGTGGCAGTGCCGCCATCGATTGTCGGAAAGAAGATCGGCGACCCAACCTATTCCAACAGTAAGAATTTGTTTGTCCAGTATAATAATACAACAACCAATGCTCAGCGATGCGTCACAGTAAAAGTATCAGATGAAGATTCTCAAAGGGCCAGTGATAGCTTCAATGAAAAAGTGAAGATCAAAGTAATTCCACTGAACTTCAAGAAAGACCTTTCCGGATTATTACCTTCTGTTATCAATGCAACGCTTTCACATGGCAGCACTGTTGAGTTTGATATTTGCTTCCCGGATTGCCCTCTTCTCTTCCCTGCAGATGCCATCATAGGAATTATTGCCATGGATGATGCCTGCAGCCTGCCATTGACAGATACATTGAAAGTTACCATTCGTGTAGAACCACCACCAAATACAAAGCCCCGATTTGTTCAGCCTGCCACCAATCCGGTTACTGCTGTACTGGCGGAAGGTACACAGGATGCGTGGCCTTATCAGGTAGTTGATGACGATAATGATCCATTGGTGATCACGTTGCTCACCAATAATTTTATACTTGCCGATGCCGGGATGACTTTTAATACACTGAATCAGACCAACGGCGCTGCTGAAGGTGAACTCAAGTGGAATGCGTACTGCGATATTTTTGATTTCACAAAACGAACATCCTTTATGGTCACCATCCAGGTGGAAGATCAGGACCGATGCAAGATTATCAATCCCGCCAAGGAGGTCTTTAACCTTTCCGTGATCCTTCCGGGAAATGCAAGTCCGACGATCGATACGGATCTCACACCTGCCAGCAGAGAGAGAAGGGTAACTGGCATTACCCGGCGAATCAATGAACCTCTTAATTTTTCTGTCACCGGAAAAGATATAGCTGATAATGATCTGCTCGTCCTAACCGGAAGACCCAAAGACTTTGTGCTTTCGGATTATGGCATCACCATCACACCGCCGCTTGTCACCGGCAACGGTCTGGTGAATAGCCTGTTTCAATGGAATATCAGCTGCACATCTGTTGATCTCAAAAAGAAAGACACTTTTGATTTCCAGTTTATCGTTGTAGATAATGCAAATAAGTGCAGGTTTTATAAAGCAGACACTGTAGACGTACAAATGAAAGTGCTGCCGCCGCTCAATCAGGCACCGGTTCTTTCCGTTACAAATTCTAACAGTGCTGCAACTGAATTAAGCAACAATGGAATTTCAACGACGCTGGGGAATGCCATAAAATTATTATTGACTGGCACGGATAACGATCTCGTTCCTGCGAAAGACAACCTTAAGATAGCGTTGGTTTCAAAAGACGGCGAAGTGGCAGCGGAAGGATTTACGTTCTCAGAGATAACCGGGACAAGTCCAATACAGACCACCTTCACCTGGCAGCCCGATTGCAGCATCTTCAAGGATGGCGTCTATGAAAATGATTACACCTTTAAGTTTATGCTGACCGACGATCACTGCATTACCGCAAAGAAAGATTCGGTCACGATCACGGTAAAGATCAAAGACCTTGATGGATCTGATTCGAACTTTATGCCGCCTAATTTCTTTTCTCCCAATGGAGATAATGTAAATGATTACTTCGCTATGGAGTTAAAAGATAATACGACAGGTGAGGTAAAGAATATTCTGCCACTTGATAACTGCGCTTCCCAGTTTGAATCGGTTCGTATATACAACCGCTGGGGAAATCAGGTGTATCAAAGTTTAGAACGGAATTTCCAATGGGATGGAAAAGGCGAATCGGCTGGCGTCTATTTCTATTTCTTGAAGTACACTGAAAAAGAGTACAGGGGAACAGTATCGCTGAGATACTAAGCCATTGCCTTTTCTGCAATTTCCATTTCCTGGAAGTTGAGTAATTTGTATCAGTTTTCTTACCCACCTTTATACTGACTGATGAAGAAAGCGTTGCTTTTTATCATGCTGCTATCAGGTTCCTTAGCGGGAAATGCCTCGCACATTGTGGGAGGTGAGTTTGAGCTTATCCACCTGACGGGTATACGGTACCGGTTCAATATGATCCTGTACTTTGATGAATTGCACGGTGATAATTCGGCAAGGGATGATCTTGCGAATGTCAGGATCTTTCGCATGAGCGATAACAAGATCATGGCGGATCTTCCTGTGCCAAGAATGTTCACTTCTAGTGTTGGTTATACGCAGCCTGCGTGTGCTCATGGTGAAATTGTCACCACCAAATACGTCTTTACCATCTTCATTGATTTGTCTCCCACCATATTTAATGATCCGGGAGGTTATTATGCAGTTTATGGAAGATGCTGCCGCAACTATGGCATCACGAATATTATCAGTGAACAAAATTTTCCTAATAATGTTGGCCAATCATTTTATATGGAGTTCCCTCCGGTTGTGAAAGATGGTCTGCCTTTCATTGATTCAACTCCACGCCTGTTCCCTCCATTGAATGATTACGCATGCCCTAACAGACCTTACTATGCTGACTTCCGTGGAGTGGATGATGATGGAGATTCACTTGTCTATTCCATGGTGACACCCCTGGACATTGCAACCGGTGGAGGTAATAATAATCCAAGCACGGCAAGACCTTATCCCGAAGTACGATGGCGACCGGGGTATAGCCTTAATAGTATCATGAAAGGAGCTCCTGATCTGAGGATCACACGCGATGGAATATTAAGCGTAACTCCAACTATTCAGGGATTGTTTGTCTTTGCTGTGAAGATAGAATCGTTCAGGGATAAGAAGAAGATAGGAGAGACCCGGCGGGATTTTCAACTGCTGGTAGTTGATCATTGCGATTTCAGTGATCCGCCACAGATCCTGGGAAAGAAATTGACGGACCCAACGTATACCTATGACAATACGATGCAGGTTTCTTTCACCAATACTGTACC includes these proteins:
- the floA gene encoding flotillin-like protein FloA (flotillin-like protein involved in membrane lipid rafts), which gives rise to MDIFLLIMVLGGFILFFILMYYVPVGLWFTAIISGVKVSIFDLILMRIRKVPPSIIINSSITATKAGLKLTTSELETHYMAGGNVPNVIRALISAEKANINLSFKQATAINLAGRDVFEAVQISVNPKVITTPKVAAVAADGIQLIAVARVTVRASIAQLVGGAGEDTILARVGEGIVTSIGSAQSHKEVLANPDKISKLVLSRGLDAGTAFEILSIDIADVDVGANIGAKLQTDQAAADLKVAEARAEERRAMAVALEQEMIAKAQEARANVIQAEAEIPKAIAQAFVNGNLGVMDYYKMQNVQADTDMRQSISGTGKTGQSPNTTGK
- a CDS encoding WG repeat-containing protein, with product MKLAGLLFIFVAFSSSLLASDYQRFEENGKVGLKDSQGAVVLPASFDALGWSDGNFSLIGQITGYRQNNRWGLLNLKKEFITKAEFTTLTWPGSDRIIVSQSVNSFTIKFGCIDLQGKQIIPIKYDAIDIHSLRAIVMNKNGVRYEYGLIDLNDRSILPMKFKKITPIGSLRYAVMNFSDKIALCSEEGKWVTDFIIDHISDFHHDLAIIHQGWKQGVIDRTGDIKVLPQYRAIHIIGPDHITVRKADEWKLMNEKFHDLQRIPADELIYNNEGLYRITLNNKSGLVSDILQPRWPLDYDYIGPVNDQQAIVKKDGKFGLLRLNQTAVIPIAFDSLCTQQGFVRTMKKSGGKSSWELYDTFGIRKTNKSYDFMDRFNGKFFPVKNRGHWGAVDRYGKEQIACVYDSLLQHNDSLVTIIFKGNYGIITLQDQWRMPPQKNPIQLLPDNHYLEKQDSLLFLKDISGNTLYFTDHQVTVFEDHLVERLSDGTEKEISFQGQIISRKEPVIIVAERTFRESEGLIGIKRDGKFGFVDNRGRLRIANRYEGIGEFHDGLAPIQLLGKWGYINKSDEIIIQPTYEFTGNFEEKVALVSRKSKFGMINSDGKELLELRYDSIKKITSQLFLLTLGRQQGLADTQGRILIEPRFDAIEVINDEQVMVLQNKKFGVLTKDGMNVLPIQYTRLIHLPARKSFVSQQKSSWETILLK
- a CDS encoding MBL fold metallo-hydrolase codes for the protein MYVEQLYTNCLAEAAYYIESEGEAAIIDPLRETEPYILLAKKRGAVIKYVFETHFHADFVSGHIDLARKVNAPIIYGPMADTKYEVINAKDGQEFKLGKVTFRVLHTPGHTPESSCYLLLDEKGKEHAVFTGDTLFVGDVGRPDLLDGVMSQDDLAGMLYDSLNSKIKTLNNETIVYPAHGPGSACGKNIGKETFSTIGEQKKFNYALKEQTREEFIRQLTDGILPPPAYFFEDARINKNGYEPIDDVMEGNSTPLSLSQFKNEMNKGAIVLDVRTADEFERGFIPGAINIGLNGQFAVWAGTLLDINQPLVLVAERGKENETILRLARVGYEKVSGYLEGGISSWDGELDTVKSIIAEDFKSTVKRDTGVLDVRKPGEWNTAHLKDAQFVPLANMPENLEGFDKNRTYVVHCGGGYRSMTAISLMKREGFTNLINVYGGFSAMVNAGLEMVTEEMVS
- the rlmD gene encoding 23S rRNA (uracil(1939)-C(5))-methyltransferase RlmD; the encoded protein is MTQLKKGDILTDIRVETMAAEGKCIARREGQVVFISGGAPGDLVDISLTKIKSAFLEGKVTTIKELSANRTTPFCSHFGLCGGCSWQHINYPTQLIYKQQQVVDNLERIGGLQLPAMKSILGSERQKYYRNKLDYTFSANRWLTRDELVEGKDIGSPGLGYHLPRMYDKVFDVEECYLQPAPSNDIRLLAREVALRENIPFFDLRKQVGFLRTLTIRTASTGEVMVILQVTYDKMEWTEKILTALSEKFPQITSVNYIINGKRNDTFADLDVICWKGNPYITESMPKPDGSGTLQFRVGPKSFYQTNSEQAFELYKIAWQMADLKGNELVYDLYTGTGTIANFVAGQARKVVGLEYVGAAIDDAKVNSSINQITNTDFYAGDMKDLLNESFLKTHGRPDIIITDPPRSGMHEDVCKMLLKAAPERIVYVSCNPATQARDLKILDQLYEITAVQPVDMFPQTIHVENVVRLDKRKS
- a CDS encoding gliding motility-associated C-terminal domain-containing protein yields the protein MKKGILFLIFLIVPLLGTATHIVGGEFELIHISGYQYRLNLVIYFDEINGSPPAKDINGQDIRIFRKFDNVVMANIHLPYVSESLVSYTQPSCSHGELRTSRILYSNLVTLSPNSFNHAAGYYIGWERCCRNYGITNIFSQDPNAGGVLYAGQTFYLEFPPVIKNGVQFIDSTPRLFPPLNDYACPTKPYYTDFGGTDDDDDSLVYSLVTPLNTKTSESVPVNGSRPAPYPVVNYRVPFSPANIMNGAPDLKITTDGFLTVTPTTQGLYVFAVKVEEFRDKVKIGETRRDFQMLVVDACPVAVPPSIVGKKIGDPTYSNSKNLFVQYNNTTTNAQRCVTVKVSDEDSQRASDSFNEKVKIKVIPLNFKKDLSGLLPSVINATLSHGSTVEFDICFPDCPLLFPADAIIGIIAMDDACSLPLTDTLKVTIRVEPPPNTKPRFVQPATNPVTAVLAEGTQDAWPYQVVDDDNDPLVITLLTNNFILADAGMTFNTLNQTNGAAEGELKWNAYCDIFDFTKRTSFMVTIQVEDQDRCKIINPAKEVFNLSVILPGNASPTIDTDLTPASRERRVTGITRRINEPLNFSVTGKDIADNDLLVLTGRPKDFVLSDYGITITPPLVTGNGLVNSLFQWNISCTSVDLKKKDTFDFQFIVVDNANKCRFYKADTVDVQMKVLPPLNQAPVLSVTNSNSAATELSNNGISTTLGNAIKLLLTGTDNDLVPAKDNLKIALVSKDGEVAAEGFTFSEITGTSPIQTTFTWQPDCSIFKDGVYENDYTFKFMLTDDHCITAKKDSVTITVKIKDLDGSDSNFMPPNFFSPNGDNVNDYFAMELKDNTTGEVKNILPLDNCASQFESVRIYNRWGNQVYQSLERNFQWDGKGESAGVYFYFLKYTEKEYRGTVSLRY